A genomic region of Arachis stenosperma cultivar V10309 chromosome 9, arast.V10309.gnm1.PFL2, whole genome shotgun sequence contains the following coding sequences:
- the LOC130949615 gene encoding uncharacterized protein LOC130949615, with protein MNLMKTGAERKLQLAELENLRLEAYDNSRHYKEKMKVVHDKHIKRREFRPGELVLLYNSRLMLMPGKLRSRWEGPYKVEKVEPYGVFNLRHPTNLKFLKVNGHRLKLYHGEKLKNQKELEIFLLEDPPREAE; from the coding sequence ATGAATCTTATGAAAACTGGTGCTGAAAGAAAGCTGCAACTAGCAGAACTAGAgaaccttcgcctagaagcaTATGACAACTCCAGGCATTACAAGGAGAAAATGAAGGTTGTCCATGACAAGCACATTAAAAGGAGAGAATTCAGACCAGGGGAGTTAGTTCTTCTATATAACTCCAGACTGATGCTCATGCCAGGCAAActgagatcaagatgggaaggtccatacaaAGTAGAAAAGGTAGAGCCATACGGAGTTTTCAACCTGCGTCATCCTACTAACTTAAAATTTCTAAAGGTCAATGGACATCGCCTAAAGCTTTATCATGGTGAGAAACTGAAGAATCAGAAAGAACTAGAGATTTTCCTCTTGGAAGACCCACCAAGAGAAGCAGAATAA